The following nucleotide sequence is from Trifolium pratense cultivar HEN17-A07 linkage group LG2, ARS_RC_1.1, whole genome shotgun sequence.
GTAGACCATCATCACGAAGGGATTGAATTCCTCAGACAATCCTTCAAGAATAGCATCTACTTGTTCTCGTTCAGATACAACATCACCGATAGCTATCAAGGAATTCACGATGGATTTAATGCGTAAGAGATATTCATTTACCGTTCTTGAGTGTTTCTTTGTGTTTTTCAATTCAGACCTGAGTTGACGCGCTCGTGATTTGAGTACGGAATTGAAGTAGGTGTGAATCTTTTCCCAAACCTCATAAGAGTGTTTGCAGCTTAAGACGCGAGGAAGAACACCATCGGAAATTGTTGAAAGAAGCCAAGTGAAGAGCGATTGATCTTTGAATAACCACTTCTGGTACTCGTCGGAGTTCTTACCGTCCAATCGATCGGTGACGGAGGCGAATTGGAGAGGGATTTCCGGATTAACTACGAAACGGTGAAGGTTATGTGCAGTAATGACACCATTTACCTGCTGACTCCATAGAAGAAAGTTTTTCTCGTCTAATTTGATGGTGAGTGAGTGAGTCAAGCCCGATTTCGTCGATTCTTTGTTTGTATTTGGTAGATCTGCGGCGGCGTTGTTCACCGGAATCGGTTCTGATAGAGGATCAGTCGCcattgatgatgaagaagatgaagatcttgaggtgttgttgttgttgcggAATCGTGTTTCTTGAACCCTTAGAGGCTCATGATACCATAATAGAAAACGATAGAGAGTGATATTTGTGAAGACTTTTCATTTCAATTGTATCAATTCATCATATGTTGAACAGTTACAATAGGCTCTTTAAATAGAGCTGTATATACAGATACAAGTGGCAATGCCACATCAGCACTCTCTAACTGACTGGGTGCCAGCTAAGCAAGGCCTAACTAATTGCTAACAACCTAGTGCCAGCTCATTTAGTTTGTTACACTTTGTTTACAAGGCCTATATTCTAATAGTCACATTCTTCCTTCTCTTACCATTTTTGAACAATTGTTAGCCTGAAAAAATGGCGGAAAAAATTCCACGCCCCTCAATACGAGTTCAATAATGAAAATACACCTCTAAAATAAgaacaaattataatttatgttGTTCAAAACTACACTTTCAGAAATATGTAAAGTTTTGTTTTAGTAACGTGGAGGCGGAAAGTAGCGCAACTAAAATAGCGGGTAGGTTCGAGGAAAAACTTCTACCAACTCTTTCTTAGTAAACTTTCTCTCCTAAATATACTATAGTTACTAAATAGTGTAGATAATCAATGTCCGCATTTTTCCCCCTTTGTCAGTGACTTGCAACAACTCTTTAAATACTCGATGTGaactttaaaaaaacaaacacttattgataacaaataaataaatattttactaaCTCTTAACTCTTAAATACATTGTTTTCTTTCAATAGACAATTTGACAGACATGTGAAAATAACTAAGCAATTTTTCAAGCAAAATGAATATTTCAAACCTTTCTCCAATTTAATGTTGCTATAAATAACTATATTACAATGTACATTTACCTTTTCCTTCATGATGTTCAATACCTTTTTCTTAATGTCCGAAGTTAGACCCCTAAACACTTCAACCTACAGCAACACCATGCAACTTTCTTTGGCAGTGAGTATTCAGATTGCAGTGAAGCATCTGCAGCAACGTCTTCAGCTCTCGACCATATATACACGCCTCGTTCTTCTTTACTTCCCGGGACAGTGTTGTCCAGTAGAAATGCCACCAACAGTGTAACCACCATGTTCATGGACATAAGAGCATTGATAGCAAAATCAAGCTGGTAAGTTTTGGACAAAGAAAATGACCACTTAGCTCatcattatataaaaaaaatacaggaGTTTGATAACTATACATTAACAATAAGACAATAAGTTTTACAGAGCCGTCTAATTATATTTCACTATCTAACCATATTTCTGTTATCTCAAATTTTTGACCATATGCATTTAATGCTAAATTGGTGCGTCATCTTAAATACGCgactaaataaaattaatggaaATAATAAATGGAATGTATCCATGAAGGTCCAAAATGAATgcattaattaagttaataaaagATATGAAAAGGTGATTAAATTACCTAATTAAGCTTATTTAAAGTCTTaatttcataaaatgttttattaacaaaaagGCAAAATTGCCTTCGAATCGAATGGGGTTTCGAATCCTAGCATTCGAATGTGTAAGTTTCTGGACTtagaattattttcatttttagcaCGATATAACAAGGGATTCGATGGCTGGATTCGAGCGACAGTTAGAGCTAAAGAAGCGGTTACTCTTTTCAAGCTTGATCAAGAGATTGTGGGTTCATGGGTTTGGAGAGTTGGCGAAACACGTTTTCATAGGCAGTTGTTCATTCTTATGATTATAAATAGTAGTTCCTTTAGTTGGaataagggtcacaattcaaataCAAAAATTCACAAAACCTAAAGTATCCATGCGTTCGAGAGAAAAGGGTGCAGTGAAGAAAATGTATGAATTCGTGAaccatttcttttctttgtaaaaCTTTTACATTTTAATGCAATTTTTATCATTCCATTGCAATTTATCTTTTGAAGTTCTTAAATAGATCTCATTCGAGTGAATCTTTGTttaatttacattttctttTGTAAGTTATTCGTTCAAACTGGTTTACTAAATGTTTATTTCAATGATGAACATTAAAATCAATGCACAAAACATGTCCTGGGATTTACTAGTTGGTCCtgcaagtaattaatttaaactagcggttgtttacggAAAAACCAGCGTAAACAATTTCAAACAAGTTTATACTGTGATGTGTCAATGAGAGTAAAAATAACCATCGAATGTACAAAACTAGTGCTTcttattatttgttattttcttaGTCATTATATATTGGTGGCGAAATGTTTCTGCATACAGAAGCGACTTACTTGTTTGAGGCCTGAATGAAATGGCCCACTTGATGCCGCCGCATAAGGAAGCAGATAACTGGGAAGTATAAGACTCGACACAGGttggtattgttgaaaataaGATGGAATGGACATACCAAGGAACAAGGCAACGCCAACGATCGTCATGTTCCTGAAGCTGGCTGATTGAGCATACTGTAAAGTCGATAGGCCCAATGTCACGGTAAGAGCCCACATGAAACACAGTACAGCAGCAGCCAAAGCCTGTGGAATGGAAGCAAGGAGGGCACCTACTTTCcctacaacaacaaaaaaaatacaatttaagtGTATGTTCAGTCTGTCTATAGAAACATCTAAACTTTAATTTAGGTGTAATGCATCAAAATTTTAGTTAATATATAATGCTGCTATTAATCTACAATTATGGATTTTGACACGAAGGGTTGTTGCTTTACCTATAAATGAGAATATGATCAAAAAAACTGCTCCAAGTTCCACTACCATCCTACTTGCCACCTTTGTGGTGTTAATTGTGTGCACGTTTTCTGTCAAAGTCGTTGAACCGGTACCTGAGCCCCAAAGACCAGCCAATATACTACACAAACCCTCCAGTGCAATACCTCGGCTAACAACTCCTCGAGTTGGAGGCCTTGTATTAACTTGAAGGGACGTAATACGGTAAGTTCCAACCTGGAAAAGGATAAACTAGTGACTCAGAGTCCTGGATACGCCGCTATATGTAATCCTtactttcaaaacaaaaatacatctaaaattttaaatgtGATACTTACTGAATCGACAGAGGCAACGAGTGACACTATAACCATGACTATGGAAGTCCTGAAGTGGAAAATAGGGATGCCCCACTGTAAAGGGTAAGGGATTCTGACCCATGCAGCAGTAGACAATGCATCGGAATCAACCCTGCAATGCTTCATGGTATATGCATGCTGTCTACATGCGTCTGTAAGAATGTTTGAACTCGGTATATCGGGATTGCATCCTTTGTAATTATACACACCCCCTGCTGTTAAAAAGGATGCAAATATCCAAATTAATGATACGCTCAACGGAACCTacatatatgaaaaaagtaATTTGTAAGAGTTTGTTATTATAGCCACATATTCTCAATATAAAATGAAGAAAGAATGTCTTAATTTTAGATACTTACGGCATAAATTCGAAATAAGTGGCGTCCAAAGATAGATACTCCTCGGAGATGCTTCAAAGAagacaaaataaagaaataatgaaTATCTGAACATAAAAATCTAATTTAACAAAATTCCAAATCCCGTGACCTGTTTATAAATCAAGCAATTACTTTGGAACCAGTGATTGGTGCTGCATGACTCACCAGAGTAAATAATAGAACCAGTGCAATTTGTGGAACAGTAATTTCCAAGCAAATGCCGGCTTGTGAAAAACCGTAACTAAAGAATGCTAATCCTACGGCAGCAACAGTTGGGGCAACCACAACTGGGTTGATTAACCTAAAACAAATTGTAATATTGTAAAGAATTGACATGCGAGACCGAAATCGTGACAACTCTCAGTTGATAAAAGTTCAGTATTACTTATCCCTTCATTGACCAATATCATGCACCTCTTTATCTCGCACATTAATGCACATGCATCATAAATTTTCAATGAGGTAGCAGAACATCatactaataaaatatataaatttactaaattgaaaaaacaaacaaagataTTTATGGTGAATAGAACAAAGACATGacagaaaaaaatttgttaccTGAGTAGGATAGACATCAAGCCACTAAATCCCAAGATACATTGGAAGATTGAACCAACAATTATAGCACCTTGAAGTTCCCTCATTATGTGCCTAAATTTCTGCAATTGAAATAACCAGGATTAAGAACCTTGAGTATTTGACAAATTAAGATTATGTGCATGTTAATGAAATAGGAATTTACATGTTCTGTAAGATTGCGATAATCTTGAGCATCTATAATGACTAACGCCGGTGCTAAATACACAAATGAGCTCCCTTGAACTAAAGGCAGTCTGGTACCAAAGTAGGAGTGCAGTACAGTTGTGATGCCAGAAATAAACAACATTGTCGAAATTACGGTAGCGGTATCCTTCTGTCATCAGTGGTTAATGTTaacataaaaaagtaaaatccgaAGAACTATTGATTGTCGTAGAGAGTAATAAATGGTAAATAACGGCATGCTTACATCAGTTCCACCCATAACTGGTACCATGACTAATGGGATCAATACAAGTGAACCAGCCAATGATAGATAGTGTTGTAGGCCATAATAGATAAGAGATACTGCAGTTGAAGATATAAAAGTGCAAGTAAAAATGAGTTATTGATTTTTGGCCAAATTAAAGAAAGGAACATGATTATGCTAAATTATCTTTCTTCCTAATCTATTCTTAAGATAATACACATCATCCAAACACATGGATTTAGCTACATTCAATAATCATTGCTTAAAACACAGTTACACAGTATTACACAAATATTCATCATAAGAGTTAAGACATCAAATTTGTTCCACATGTATTCAAGTTAAACAAAACTACTTTCAAACAATCCAAAATCAGCATTTTCTAAAACATAAACTACTATAACTAATGAGTCAAATAAACCATATGAGAGATAATTAACAATCATAACTGTTAAGAGAGAGTCGCACATTGGATGCAATATGACCTAAACATGGGTTTATAAGTAGAGACAATAGTCCTCACCTAACAATCtggttttgtaggattgagttaggCTCAACCCAGAATCTAACATGGTATCGGAGCCTCTCCGAGATCTATTGGGCCACCTACTATTAGGTTTCTGCTATCGGGCCACCGatcatttatatccacgcaccaagcccgtTGGGCGTGAGGGGTGTTGTCGCACGCACATTGGATGCGGGATGGCATGAACTGAGTTATAAGCAAAGGCGGTCATCATCTTACAAGATAATTTTGCAGAATTAGgcccaacccaaattctaagaataaCAACAGAAAAACAATGAAACATAAACTAACCAAAACCCGGATTTTCTTCAAGTCCACACTTCAATTCTGACGGTCCTTTCCATCCACCATCAAAAGGCTCCACTCCTTCTGGAAACAAATCAACCTTAACttcatcttgtaccacattctCCTCTTCACCCTTTTCATCTTGCATAGGAGCAACTGCAGATACTCCATGACCATTACTACCATTACCATTACTTCCATTACCATTATTACTATTACCATTCCCTCTCATACCAACTTTCCTCTCGCCAGGATTCAAAGCCAAAACAGGCTCATTCTCTTTTCTCACATTCTCCTCCAAACCAACCCCACCATGTGAAGCAGGTTGGATCTCAATACCTCTATTGTCTCTCAAACTCCCAACAACTGGATCTATCTCTATCTTAGGAGAAGATGAAGACCCTCTTCCCCTCTGCTGAAAAGGTTCAAACTTTTCACTTCCACTTGTCCCTGCTTCACCTGAATAATCAGAAACAAAACCAGTTCTTTTGGCCCATGAACGTAAATCTCTTGGATTGTAACCAGTTTTTGGAACAAAAGGTGGAACTTTAGGTTCAATAGTGCCACCACCCCTTTTGTTGTTCACTGATGAGTTCGACCCAGTTGCCATTTACACTTTTTCTGAAGAAAATGGTAGTGATGAAATTGACCCAGAAAGAGTAAAGATTGGATTTTTATTTCATGTATGGAAAACAGAGTAGAAGCTGTAGTGAGTAGTGAATGTTGAGAGTGTGAATACATTTCCTGAATACATACAATACACGTGAAGAGAGCTTTTTTTAGCAAGTGAGGGTGATTGGTGAAGGAGGTGGGAGTGGATTTACCAAAATGACCTTGTAGTATGGCCGTTGGTTGCAATCATATGTGAagattgtcatttttttttattatttttttcaccattGATATCAAGCCCGCTCGATCGCTTAATTTGGTTTCAAGGGTGAATTCTGACATCAATAGTTTCAGTTCCCTTCCGATCACAGTTCTggagatcgaaccgtgatcttTCCTATAAAGTCCAATATcaattttctcttttctctttgtttcttagcttaattgcacttttgatcccctattctaaaatcaaacatttttgccactttattttattttctccattttttaaTCAATTGACAGGAAAAACACTAATGTGGTAGTATCCACGTAACAAAGAACAACATTCATATCAGCGTTTTCTAACCATCTGACATGAAAAGCGCTAATGTGACAGTATCcaaattaacattttttaacCGGCCAACAGAAAAAACGCTTAA
It contains:
- the LOC123903799 gene encoding nucleobase-ascorbate transporter 11-like isoform X2 produces the protein MATGSNSSVNNKRGGGTIEPKVPPFVPKTGYNPRDLRSWAKRTGFVSDYSGEAGTSGSEKFEPFQQRGRGSSSSPKIEIDPVVGSLRDNRGIEIQPASHGGVGLEENVRKENEPVLALNPGERKVGMRGNGNSNNGNGSNGNGSNGHGVSAVAPMQDEKGEEENVVQDEVKVDLFPEGVEPFDGGWKGPSELKCGLEENPGFVSLIYYGLQHYLSLAGSLVLIPLVMVPVMGGTDKDTATVISTMLFISGITTVLHSYFGTRLPLVQGSSFVYLAPALVIIDAQDYRNLTEHKFRHIMRELQGAIIVGSIFQCILGFSGLMSILLRLINPVVVAPTVAAVGLAFFSYGFSQAGICLEITVPQIALVLLFTLHLRGVSIFGRHLFRIYAVPLSVSLIWIFASFLTAGGVYNYKGCNPDIPSSNILTDACRQHAYTMKHCRVDSDALSTAAWVRIPYPLQWGIPIFHFRTSIVMVIVSLVASVDSVGTYRITSLQVNTRPPTRGVVSRGIALEGLCSILAGLWGSGTGSTTLTENVHTINTTKVASRMVVELGAVFLIIFSFIGKVGALLASIPQALAAAVLCFMWALTVTLGLSTLQYAQSASFRNMTIVGVALFLA
- the LOC123903799 gene encoding nucleobase-ascorbate transporter 11-like isoform X1 is translated as MATGSNSSVNNKRGGGTIEPKVPPFVPKTGYNPRDLRSWAKRTGFVSDYSGEAGTSGSEKFEPFQQRGRGSSSSPKIEIDPVVGSLRDNRGIEIQPASHGGVGLEENVRKENEPVLALNPGERKVGMRGNGNSNNGNGSNGNGSNGHGVSAVAPMQDEKGEEENVVQDEVKVDLFPEGVEPFDGGWKGPSELKCGLEENPGFVSLIYYGLQHYLSLAGSLVLIPLVMVPVMGGTDKDTATVISTMLFISGITTVLHSYFGTRLPLVQGSSFVYLAPALVIIDAQDYRNLTEHKFRHIMRELQGAIIVGSIFQCILGFSGLMSILLRLINPVVVAPTVAAVGLAFFSYGFSQAGICLEITVPQIALVLLFTLHLRGVSIFGRHLFRIYAVPLSVSLIWIFASFLTAGGVYNYKGCNPDIPSSNILTDACRQHAYTMKHCRVDSDALSTAAWVRIPYPLQWGIPIFHFRTSIVMVIVSLVASVDSVGTYRITSLQVNTRPPTRGVVSRGIALEGLCSILAGLWGSGTGSTTLTENVHTINTTKVASRMVVELGAVFLIIFSFIGKVGALLASIPQALAAAVLCFMWALTVTLGLSTLQYAQSASFRNMTIVGVALFLGMSIPSYFQQYQPVSSLILPSYLLPYAAASSGPFHSGLKQLDFAINALMSMNMVVTLLVAFLLDNTVPGSKEERGVYIWSRAEDVAADASLQSEYSLPKKVAWCCCRLKCLGV